The DNA segment aattgaattattgatgatgccatcaaatattcgtgttaaaattttctattggtttcaatttcacattatttttaaaataatttttattaaaaaatcgcAAAcctgtatataaaatattaataaacaaattataaaaggattaaagttaataacaaatttgatcaCAATGGGCAAATTTGATTACGGTAGATGATAGTAGCCATAAGGAccatagtcatttttttaatttaactcaaacaaatatgTTTGATTCGATTTGAATCCTATCTCATtcaactcgattcgagaaaattttaaatcgagttaGAATAATAGAATAAGATTcttcaactcgattaactcaaaatttcttCATTCGATTCAGTTCGATTGAATGGTCACCCCTAGACGTAAGGATCAGGACGGGAGAGCTTATTAGAGGCACATCAACGGGGGAGGGATGGTAGTGGTACTCATGCTGCACTATGACCAGGTCCCTAGCCTTGAATTCCTGAAAGATTGAGAACAGATAAACAGTCCTCCATCCAACACCACCACTCTCTCTGACCAAGTGGAGGCATTGAGCAATGGAAGGTATAAAAGTGTTCTGCATAGCAGAAAATAAAGGAATTGCAGACTTTCCATCCTGCTGCTGATTCTATTATTTCCACCAAGACAATGGCTAATAGGCATCATAATCTCCATGTCTAAAACTATCAAATACCTGGGCTTACACTGTACTGCTCAAAAGTGgtttatattttgtgttttgttacTATGTTTCCTACATTAGAACATGCTATTACTTTCTTTTTCTCCTGCAAGAAAAGAAGATTCTGGTTTTATAATTCCATTAGAAGAAGAAAACATAAACCAATGCTTCATTCTTTGGTTTTTCTCATTTCAAGCAGTTTTCTAGATGTCAGCACCATTGCAGTTTAATAATGATAGATGTATCAGTACGCCAAACAAGCCATTAAGATATATACtacaaattataaagaaagtTCATGAACTAATAATTATATCTATACATACTATTAGAAAAGTTCAGCTTGTATCGATCAATATTTCAAATTTCAGCTAGAATAAACATTAAAAAGAGAGATtaaacacaataattataagctAGCTATTCTTAATAAAATGGATTTCGTAACAAGAGTATTCGTGGACTCAACCGCTTCAGTCAGTACGTTCTTATGTGAATTAAGTTGTGAAGAACATTTAGTGACCAGACATAACACGAAGTTTCCAAATTTCAAAGATTTGGAAAATCTTTCGGCTATGTTCCTAACATGGTACACAAGACGATCAGCTGACTCCTGAGTTAAATGAACATTATGATTTAAAATGTTGTGTAAGAGGTTAAACAATGAATCCGTCCATACCAATTCCTTCGAGACATGGTATTCATGACATGGGAGTAAAATGAATCTCCTCTCCTCCTCAACTCCGCAAAGAAGTGTCTGGCAGAAGGCAGAAACATGAACCAGGTGCAGGCATTCCCTCAGAATCCTAGTAATCACATCACAGATGGGGTTATTGATACCTTCCTTTCGTAGTACAAGTGGAAACAATAATGCGTGCACCGCAGCCCTCTGATGGAGCTTGCAGTACTCAATCGTTGAAGTCAGTAGCAGACGTGAGGCTGGCTCTTCTAGAACCAAGAACTTAGGAAGCACAATTGAGCAGAGAACCTGACTTGGCCAAGCAAGCTCATCTTCATCCCCACTTGAAAGATGAGAAATTAGCACCGAAGCAGCCTCATCCTCGGCTTTCCAAGGCTCAATCAGACACAGAACTTGAAAAGGATCCATTCCTTTATCCAAGCAAAGTTCACGAATTTCATTTGCTAATGCTACAGCTTTGAAACTAGATTCTAAGTTTATAACCCTGTCTCTCAAACTAGCagccatattttcaatttcaggTTCTAAAGGCACATTCAGAACCCGATCCATCTCAATTTCGTCCCCAACTTCTTTCAaaccattttctccattttcctCAACTTGACTGAACAAACTCTCATCATTTTCCAAGCTATCATCATAAAAACGAGGACCACAATCAGCTGCAGATAAAGGAAGCCAATAGAGAAGTGGATCATTACCAGCAGCCACGTCCTTGAGCCAATCCGGTAAGGACTCAAACTCTTGGCCGACTACTTCTTCGCCAGATTCCAGACTAAAACCAGAAATCCACTTATTAACATGATTTGGTTCAGACACTCTGTCGAGCAGATCCCGTGCTGCTTTCTTGACCCAAAAATCAAGCCCTTGACTTTCAGTCAACAAACTGCGTGCGAGCTTAGATAATTCCTTCCCATTAAACCTCTCATTCTCCAAAGCAAGAAATGAAAGTACCCTTGACTGAACCATACCTGGTAGAGTCTCTATAAACATTATCcttaagcaaaataaaaaaaatatatcaaactcatcagtcactaaatctgaaaagaaaaaaacaaagaaagtttcTTTCCTGCCTTAAGTTTATGGGTTTACCTTTTTGGTGTGAGAGGTGAAGAAAAAGATGAGTCATCGACAAAGAGATTGCAGGGTTTGGTAAGCAAAGAAAGGAAAGAGCTTGCGGTGATTGGAGTTGTTGTTGAAGATGATAATGTTGTCGCATTGAAACATTGTTGCAGCCAAAGAGATGCTTCGATTTCAGGTGTAGGGCTATTCATGAAAATGTCGAACAACGGAACCCATGCCTCCATTTTTTGCTGGCTTCCTCCGTCTTCTAGGAGGGAAAGCGCGGGAAAACCTCTTCTGGTTTCATCTGAAAATAAAATAGATAGATAGAAAGTGTATGAGACGTGGCATAGAGTAACTGGGTACATGCAGGCCGGGTGGGCTTTTCCTTTTTGTAGGCGTGGACTGAGACCCAAAGGCAACAGGTCACATGGCGACGCCATGGGAAGAGACTCGAAAGCACAAATGCGAAGCATGTGCTATACGCTAACCTTTCATGAATGGTGGGTTTGAGTAAATTTCGGTAAAGATTGAATTaatcaattgaattaatttaatttagttaattagtttgttaattattttaattcggTTGGaagtcggttaataatttttttaaattttggttattggataattcaattcgaaatcgggtaattaatcaaattaattgaattaaccaaatttaataattaataatacaaattatatgtagttttaatttggttaattcagttaaatgaatatatatttttatatgttttatacttattttaattaaaaaaataaaaacatataaatttcggttaattcggttaaccgaccgaattaaccgaaatatttcggttcggttaattttattttaaatttttttaattcagttaattgttaaatgattaaaaatattcGATTAACCGTTTGAACACTTTTAATTTGAGTTACAAATTTCAACTTTACTTGACATTAACATGGAAAATAGAAAAGATTGTTAATATCTACGCAAAACTGTTTGACGTAAGTGTTCACCatcaataaataatataatacattatcagtaaattaaataaaaatataaaatatataaataaatactaataattttatttaaatataattaaatattaaatataattattataaataaatattaataactctcAAATTTAAGATCTTGAATTTAAGGGATTAAGATTTAGAGTCTCGTGTATAAGGTTTAAGGTCTTCGATTTAGAGtgttagtatttatttataattaattatttaataatgttTAGATAAAGTTATTCGTGTTTATTTATAAgtcttcaattatttttttattttatttaacgaTGAAATGTCATATTATTATTCAGTGAtggtatgtaacacccttaacccttatcCATTGTCAGTGATGGcatgtgtcttaggccgtgtgggcctttgatgtgaggcacacaatcgtgtcccagctcgtgtaactctctaacttgggtcacacggccaagccacacgccagtgtgctaggccatgtgaacatACTAACTTGTAGAATTAAGGTGCACGGGTCACatagccaaaccacacgcccatgtgctagaccgtgtgcaaaaacctggacattttgtttctcaattttaaagatgtaggggacacacggcggGAACTCACGCCATGTGTTAGGTCGTGTTTcaaacacggctgagacacgcccgtgtctctacctgtgtggatgaaaataggccatttcatggccacttttctcacccattttgatGTCAACCTATACACAACATTTTAATATATCAATACATCCCAAACAAGCAATCAacacaagccaaaatcatgttttaagcatgaCATAACATCACAAATACTCAAATACTTAAACTTACTTATTTAATCCATctcatttatttatcaaaatctaTTACTAATTACATACATACAAGCATATATCACTCACAGCCATGTCTAAAACTATTTAATTTCCAAATCAACCCTATagatgccatataaaccataatataCATTGCAAAAACTACCGGAGTGAGTTGGATAGTGTGGTTTGATGTGTTGATCCAATCTCcctataacatcccaaaatttggcctagtcagaatattggtttcgagaccacaaatatgatgttaaaatatttgttttatgattattatgatgcctaggatatgaaaataagcatgcgttaaagtttcatgaagaaattctaagtataaggtgtccaattggaaattaaggaccaaattgaataaattgcaaaacttgggttctagaagcaatttgtatgaaattgatttggaatattagttaggaggtcttaaatagaaattttctcaatttctaagtttttggacaaaaatgggcatgcatggaaaaatttgaaagtttggtaaagaggggcattttggtcttttggtaataaaattaataaaaagggaaaatgaaagctaaaatcagccatcttcttccccatagctgccgaaatttgtatgttctccatagctagggttttcaacatttccaagctcaatagtaagtgctccctagcctcgttttactgttctttgtattttgaaatcctcgtatcgtgctctctctatttctacccatatttcaagctaggattcgtgtttaaaaatttacccatgcatgagatgcttgtgttttgattatttatagaggaatatgagagtttgaagagtggtaaacaacttttactaagtagttttcatggaaatggctaaaaggaccattttgtaaaggttgtaaaaatgggtagaagaatgtgaaatgaaggaaaatatgggctgctataagtaTGAAAACATTTGGCTAGGTTTGGGTATCCAagaaattacatgcatttcattatacgagtcttaggactaagttgtaaaaaagtgtgaaaggttaggggcaaaatggtcattttgccttaGGTTGAGTTTTAGGCCAAAAATGAATAATGTaatgtattaaaaatttaattttgcttATATGGACCCTAAGAGACCAATCCCGGAGGTCGACAGTGGAAGGAAAATGGTTTTAGAGTAACTGAAATACGAATCCGAAACGattactaggtaagttcgtataacttgaatgtacactttaaaatacattaaaatgtaTGCTATTAATTGTAATATAATTGTCTTATTCATTGtgaaataatttatgaaaaatgttGTAttaataaaaagatgataaaatgtcccagttgaataaaaaggatatctgatggatttctcgaaaatgaattgacggtaaaaggatctagcccggacgggtgttcctaaggtgatctagcctcccgaagaatatgtgtccattatggatttagcccggataggtaatccgaattaggatctgcatttagcctagactgataattcaaattcgagctcatgagagtaattgtcattgcaggggatttagcctggactggtaatcccgacattttctttatgagtttatattacgggggatttagcctggactggtaatcccactgtaagagCGAGTTttgcgggagtgcgtacttgaaatgatcacttgcatgatttgacaataaatgggatatccatcgagattccaaAAAATTCAACGGGgttaaaatgagaaaaaagaatggaaatacttgaattgatgagctcatctaagatgaTTATTATCTTGTATCACTTTGGGACTAACTTAACGATTGAGTACACCTGTTAGGGAAAATAATCTATGCTTGATAGAATGTATAGCTAATGTGGTTGTATGttaattaaccggtaagtttacttttctgTTATCccaacttactaagcatgttaatgcttactccctttcatTTACCTGTCTTATAGAGCTTATGGACTCATGAAGATTGGAAGGCGGTTGGAGCATTGTCTACACAATCAACTTGTCTCACTTTGGTATATAAAAACCTTCATTTTGTTATattcattttggtatatgtgtcattttgttatatgttatgttaatttattttgtatatggctatgAGATATGgccattattaaaatttattttgtatatggctatgAGATATGACCATTATTAATGTGGGTTGTAGCCCTACTTATTTTGCATGCTAATGCTTAAATGTTTCATGTGATGTGTTGATGTGGTTTATCATGGATGGATACATGAAATGAGGCCAAATAACTCGAGAGTGGTTATGGCATAAAATGGTATGTGGTTATAATATGGTCTAAGTGCAAAATGCGCAATGTGATATGATAATCCTTAATACGAAAAGGATAACCTTGCATGTGCTAAatcaatgagatgaggttaacatgcaatagcCTATGCCAAGGTGGTTTAAGAGTATATTTAGGCTATGTAAAATACCTTTGAAGCTTACAAGTGTGCATggatgttagagggtgaccaatggcttggaaaatagactCCAAatggtccacacaggtagacacacggacatgtgtctaggctgtgtatgacacacggtcaacccccatgggcatgttgtccgACCGTGTGTCCTTTGCACCTTAAATTTCAGGTTAGAATGCATGATAGTAAATACATGGGCAAAGACATGGTCgtgcgtctcagccgtgtgaaggacacggcctctggctatgggcgtgtgccttggccatgtgcctcGAATTGGATgctaacgtcataaacagaatgttaAGGTTTTTGGACTCAGGcgatgacacaggcgtgtctaagccatgtgatggacacgggccagggactcGGGCGTTTGCCAGgcagtgtgaaaacccctataggttcgaaatgaaaaataaatccataCGGGTAAGGTACACGAGCGTTTGCCTTGcctctacacgggcatgtgaggcttaaagcatgaaatttttcccAAGCCTTTTTGaagttcccaatttagtcccaatCCTTCTCGATGGCTGTtttggggcctcgtaggcccatagtagggacaatttgtgtatgtatgaatgaggttgttttaaagaaaaacttTTATAGCctgatttttgcatgaatgactgtgtatgtgtttggtaatacctcgtatcctatCTCGGTCTGgggcacgggtaaggggtgttacactcccgACCTCATgttaatctacaagaacattaaacaatacaagtaagcttaatgaagcttagtaagttcgataggttaaacataaatcttaccgaacttaatataataaattaaatagtaaattattCATGAACTCTCCTTGTAAATCACAACATAATTCGATGAACACACTtctttcaaatcaatatcaatatTAAACGATAAATCTTTCAATTTTAAACACATAAATCATTTACCAAATCTTATCGAATCGAAGAATGGCTTACGAATATGAGTACACCGTTTccagaagcccgaaggctaaacAGAAGCACATAAGTGTTAAACAGAAACCCTTAAgggttgaacagaagctcataagagttgaacGGAGACCCATAAGACTTAAACAAAAGCTGAGAAGAGTTGAATGGAAACCTATAAAGGTTGAATGagaactcatatgagttaaataGAAGTtcatgagagctaaacggaaagtaaacacgaaagttcgTAACAAATACTGAACTTCGGTTTACTTAGGTAATTTTCCGTCAATTCTTCATTTTCTATCTTTCGCCACAGAACGATTGTACTTAATCCCGCATTCCACTTATTTTgagtatttaattcaatttcgtaattttaacaataattttattttcaataataggtatgaataaatacataatatcaatgatcaatttaatatataaacattaaattttaaccatacgaacttacctggtttAAATTATAAGATTTGTAGTAGTTTAGGGATTATTCTGCTAATATCCCTTTTTCATGATTGTCTACTGACtcttgatttaaaatataaaattatccattcattagcatatatttcagtttcaattcacttcacaattaataccctttaatttatgaaattacataattaccataacttttacaatttttacaatttagtcccttattaattagtttatcaattgagaaaatttttttgaattgacAATTTATGTAAGTATTTTAGACTATCTTACAGACCTTGatacaaaaaattttaatagaaaaccctaattctttaattcttcacaatttagtcctaaaattaatatctatcaaattcactttataaaatcatcattcaacaaaattaaagctctatatccatgttaattcatcaaaaacattcagtattcatcaatggtaactttcaaaattaccaataaaataaaaaaattaatgaaatagttagttggacctaattataaaagtcttaaaaacacaagaattacaaaaaaaaagaaagaattaaacttacatggaGCTAAAATAGAAAACCAGCTTCTTAAGGGTTCTTCAATGGTGGCTTTAGGCTGAAGATTGATGAAGAATTGCCTATAAACTTTTAAATCTCATTTTTagctattttaattttattttattttccaattttaccccttAATCACCTAATTTCATTGTTTTTTTGTGCTTATTTACCATGTGTGACTAATTGCCTTTTTACTCCTCCTTTATTTACCATTTAGGCTATTTAAtgattatttctttaattagcaagttttgtacctttttcagtttagtcctttttaattaattaactatcaaaacattaaaatttcctaacgaaactttaatactatcttaataacactctgtaaatatttataaaaatatttacagctcgatttataaaatttaggtctcgataccttgttttccAAACCACTTAACCTAATAAATCCTTTTAAAGCCCAATTTACTAATTCAgaaatctttctaaaatcacatttgactcgtaaacactaaataataaaatttatgagcttactcgtcaaatttggtggtctcgaaccactgtttctgataccactaaaaatcgggctattacaactctccctctttagaaaattttgtcctcgaaatttgttacctgaGAATAAGTACGGATATTGTGATCTCATCAATTCTTTAGTTTCCCAAGTAGCCTTCTCCGAACCATGATGATGCCATGATACTTTTACTAATGATACTTGTTTATTTTggaattctttaacctctcgaccCAAAATTCTTACCGGTTCTTCTGAATATGTCATATCTAGTCGCAGCTCAACCTCGCTATGAggaatcacgtgtgaaggatcaAATTTGTACCGCCTcaacatcgatacgtgaaacacattatgaattttctcaagttcCGGAGGTGCAGCTAATCGATAAGCCACAGGACCaattctttcaaaaatttcatatgGTTCTATAAATCTTGGGCTTAATTTTCCTTTCCTACCGAACCATAACACTTTCTTCCACGAAGAGACTTTTAAAAATACCCAATCACCAACTGTAAAttctatatctcttcttttcaaatttgcatacgatttctgactaTCAGAAGCAGTTTTCAAACTGTCCCGAATAATCTGAACTTTATCTTCAGTCTCTCGGATCAAGTCGACCCCTACTAGTTTGGATTCACTCAATTCaaaccaatacaatggtgttttaCATTTCCTCCCATAAAgagcttcaaatggtgccattttatgctggattgataactgttattatatgcaaattcagccaacggtaaatacctttcccagctacCTCTAAATTTGAGTTTGAGGATGAAACGTTGTGCTAAAATttagctttgtacccaaagcctcttgaaatttacttcaaaatctcgatgtaaacctcagatctcgaTCTAAAATAATGGATGTTGGGATCCCATGTAACTTCACAATCTTCGCTATATACAATTCTGCTAACTTCTCAAGTGAAAAGTTTGTTCTGACTGGGATAAAATGTCCCAacttagtcaatctgtcaacaatcacccaaatcgaATCTTTCTTAATGTCCCGacttagtcaatctgtcaacaatcacccaaatcgaatctttctttctcggagtcaCAGGTagaccagatacaaaatccattgtgacatgctcccacttccattcagtATCATGATAGGTTGTAATAAACCCGTTGGTACTTGATGTtctactttcacttgttgacagatcaaacacttttctacaaattcacaaatttcccgTTTCATTCCCGTCCACCAATacaaccatttcaaatcacaatacattttcgtactacccgaatGAATAGAATACATGTTACTTTGAGCTTCAGAAATTTTTCAAATCCAGATtatttggaacacaaattctattgcgATAACATAGCATACCACTATCATCAATGCTATAATCTGAACTTACATTGTTTTGAACAATCTGGGGTTTCAACACCAATTTTGAATCCTCATCTTGTAATTCTCGAATTCGTTGAAGGAACAAAGGTTTCGTTCTTAACTCTACAAATACAGAACCATCTTCATTAAGAGATAAATGAGCGTTCAACGTTTGAAGTGCAAACAATGACGactttcgactaagtgcatctacaactacattagcctttcccggatggtagtcaataaccaaatcataatcttttagtaattctaGCCACCATCTTTGTCTCAAATTTAGCtgtttttgagtcatcaaatacttcaaacatTTGTGATCCGTAAGCACATAACATTTCTCgccgtataaataatgtctccagatctttaaagcaaatacgattgcaaccaactcaagatcatgtgtaggataattcttctcgtgcggttttAACTGTTAAGAAGCATAGGCCACTACTTTTCCTAattgcatcagtacacaacccaatccatttagagatgcatcactataaacaacatatAGTACACTCGATTCTAGCAGAGTCAAGACCGGAGCTTCTGTCAACATtttcttcaactgatcaaagctttgcTGACACTCGTTGGACcaaacaaattcaacatttttctgtAATAATCGGGTTAATGGAGAAGTAATCATTGAAAAGTTCTTAACAAAACGTCAGTAATAACCTGTTAGACCTAGAAAACTTCGCACTTCTGAAACATTCCTCGAAGTTTTCCAATTCACCACTACAGTTactttgctcggatcaactcggattccaCCGGTTGATACGATGTAACCTAGAAATCTAACctcatgaagccaaaattcacatttgctaaactttgagTACAACTACTTTTCTCTCAAAGTCTATAGCACAATCCTCAAGTGTTGCCCATGCTTAGATTCTGTTTtggaataaatcaatatatcatcgataaacacaactacaaatctatccaaataaggttgaaaaatctgattcattaaatctatgaaagcagcaggggcattagtcaagccaaatgacATTACCAGAAACTCAAAATGACCGTATCAAGTTCTGAAAGaagtctttggcacatcacactctttaaccTTTAATTGATAATACCCGAATCTAAGGTCTATCTCCCAAAACACTATAGCAtatttcagttgatcaaacaagtcgtcgatatgtggcaaaggatatttacttttaattgtaaccttgttcaattgtctgtagtctatacaccGTCTCAAAGAAttgtatttctttttcataaataaaacaagtgcaccccaaggagacatGCTCGGTCTGATAAACCCCCGATctaataactcttgcaactgtgcctttaattcctttaatttagctggtgccatacgatatggttTTATTGATATCGAAACCGTTCCAGGTATCACatcaattacaaactcaacttcacgatcaAGTGGTAGACCCGGTAATTCTTTGGGAAATACATCAGCAAATTCATTAACAATTGGTAACTATTCTAGTTTCAATTCAGAATCCTGAGTATCAAGACTGTAGGCTAAAAATGCCTCATTACCTTTTTACATCAATCTCTGAGCAGAAAAAGCTGAAATAATTCTAACAATTTCTCAGACTCAATTGAAATCATTTCTCCTGtctaacatttcaaatcaattcgtttctatttataatttaccacagcatcatgcaaagatAACCAatcccagaataacatcaaattctcaaaagggtagcaacatcaaatcagtagAGAATTAATAGCCTTTTACTTTCAGTGGATAATTACGACACA comes from the Gossypium hirsutum isolate 1008001.06 chromosome A06, Gossypium_hirsutum_v2.1, whole genome shotgun sequence genome and includes:
- the LOC107887259 gene encoding uncharacterized protein, whose product is MLRICAFESLPMASPCDLLPLGLSPRLQKGKAHPACMYPVTLCHVSYTFYLSILFSDETRRGFPALSLLEDGGSQQKMEAWVPLFDIFMNSPTPEIEASLWLQQCFNATTLSSSTTTPITASSFLSLLTKPCNLFVDDSSFSSPLTPKRIMFIETLPGMVQSRVLSFLALENERFNGKELSKLARSLLTESQGLDFWVKKAARDLLDRVSEPNHVNKWISGFSLESGEEVVGQEFESLPDWLKDVAAGNDPLLYWLPLSAADCGPRFYDDSLENDESLFSQVEENGENGLKEVGDEIEMDRVLNVPLEPEIENMAASLRDRVINLESSFKAVALANEIRELCLDKGMDPFQVLCLIEPWKAEDEAASVLISHLSSGDEDELAWPSQVLCSIVLPKFLVLEEPASRLLLTSTIEYCKLHQRAAVHALLFPLVLRKEGINNPICDVITRILRECLHLVHVSAFCQTLLCGVEEERRFILLPCHEYHVSKELVWTDSLFNLLHNILNHNVHLTQESADRLVYHVRNIAERFSKSLKFGNFVLCLVTKCSSQLNSHKNVLTEAVESTNTLVTKSILLRIASL